Proteins encoded by one window of Hyphomicrobium sp. 99:
- a CDS encoding Lar family restriction alleviation protein: MSEPLKPCPFCEPLYSDPVLVTGSPGNSFVMCRGCNCATDDGTAERVVGLWNQRNGQQ; the protein is encoded by the coding sequence ATGAGCGAGCCACTTAAGCCATGCCCGTTCTGTGAGCCTTTATATTCGGACCCCGTTCTTGTGACCGGAAGCCCAGGCAATTCCTTCGTAATGTGTAGAGGCTGCAATTGCGCGACGGATGATGGCACGGCGGAACGCGTTGTCGGGCTTTGGAATCAGCGAAATGGGCAGCAATGA